Proteins co-encoded in one Puntigrus tetrazona isolate hp1 chromosome 20, ASM1883169v1, whole genome shotgun sequence genomic window:
- the spag7 gene encoding sperm-associated antigen 7 homolog has protein sequence MADLLGSILSSMEKPPTVHDQESRRKAREQAARLKKIEEDEKRKKAEFRKKMEKEVSEFIQNSALQKKKYNPMGKIERSILHDVAEVAGLTSFSFGEDEESRYVMLFKKEFAPSDEELEAYRKGEEWDPQRAEERRRLKEQAALEMEEASHTQKRPASPNSNYRDKYSHLIGTSAAKDAAHTLQANRAYGCVPVANKRDTRSIEEAMNEIRAKKRLKRGEEEAAGSGSSV, from the exons ATGGCGGACCTCCTGGGCTCGATCTTGAGCTCGATGGAAAAGCCTCCAACCGTTCACGACCAAGAAAGCCGACGGAAAGCTAGAG AACAAGCCGCCAGGCTGAAGAAGATTGAGGAGgatgagaagagaaagaaagcagagtTTAGGAAAAAG ATGGAGAAGGAGGTGTCCGAGTTCATTCAGAACAGTGCACTGCAGAAGAAGAAGTATAACCCAATGGGCAAGATCGAGAGAAGCATATT GCATGATGTGGCTGAGGTGGCCGGACTGACTTCGTTTTCTTTTGGTGAGGATGAAGAGAGCAGATAtgtcatgctttttaaaaag GAGTTTGCCCCATCAGATGAAGAGCTGGAGGCGTATCGGAAGGGTGAGGAGTGGGACCCGCAAAGAGCCGAGGAGAGACGTCGGCTAAAG GAGCAGGCTGCACTGGAGATGGAAGAGGCCAGTCACACTCAGAAGAGGCCTGCTTCACCCAATTCAAACTACAGAGACAAATACAGCCATCTGATTGGAACATCTGCTGCTAAAGATGCAGCCCACACACTTCAAGCCAACCGGGCATATGGCTGTG TCCCTGTTGCCAATAAGAGAGACACTCGCTCCATTGAGGAAGCCATGAACGAGATCAGAGCCAAAAAAAGGCTGAAGAGAGGCGAGGAGGAAGCCGCTGGCAGCGGCagcagtgtgtga